The sequence GTCCGAAATAATCGATGCCCACGAAGCAGAATGGCCGAAGATAAGGAGTTAATCTTTGCACCGGTAATGCAGCCATTCGAGGAGACCGCGGACGACTCTTTGCTATTTTACACTGCACACATTCTCTTGCCACTTTGGATACGACGCTGCCTACCTGAGCAATCATGAAACGTTGCCGCAACTCGTTCTTCACCGTTTCTCTGTACCCATGTCCATACCGCTCGTGATAGTGTTGTAACGGCATGGTCTTTAGGTAGTATTATTGGAAACCGCAAGTCAAATGGTAGGAATTCGGCAGGTCCCGCTCGACCTTCCATGCGTAACAGTCCTGCTTCATCTATAAGTGGAGTTAATTTGTACAAATAACTTGATTTTTCAACTTCTAACCATTCTcttagaatttttcattagaaTTTTCAACTCGTTGCTAAATGCGTCCGCTTGTGCCATTCGCATCAAACAGATTTCCGCCTGCTCGTACTCTTCTTACTTCAATGGCATTCGCGTTTTAGGATGATTGGTTGGAATAATCCTTTGCGCCTGAATTTCCGTAGATCTCAGCGTATCTAATGGTGCGCCACGTATCTTTTTTCTGCAATTTGAAACAAAGCGAAACACACAGGCCATTGTTCGCACCAGAATAGTCCATTTCGAAATCCTGTTTATTGCTATTACAGGTGTTGGTAGGTGCACATCGTGAACAAATAGGTGCGCTTTCAGCTCCGCGTCTGTACCTGGTTGTGGTAACTTCTGTTTCGGCCAATCTTCTTCTGGTAATTGCAGGAATCCCGGCCCGGTGAACCAGCTGCTAGTTGAATTTATTTCCGGATCTTTTGTCCACTTAGTCAGCTGATCTGCAACGTTCATTCTGGTCGGGACCCAACGCCACTCGGACAGATTTGTTCGCGTAAGAATTTCGCCGATACGAAGACCAACAAACTCTTTATACTTGCGTTGATCCGACCTTATCCACGAGAGCACAGTCGTAGAGTCTGTCCAGAAAAACTGCTGATTGATCACCAACGAATGACTATCTTTCACTACTGAAGCCACCCTGGCTCCAAGAACTGCCGCTTGCAACTCAAGTCGTGGGACTGACATCGGCTTCAACGGTGCTACTTTCACTCGACTCGATACTAGTACACACTTAACGCATCCGTCCACTACAGCGCGAAAATATGCCGTGCAACCATATGCGCCTTTGCTAGCGTCGGACACAATGTGCAGCTGCAAGTTCTCAACTTGATCCATAGTAGCATTTCCGAAATAACTCCGAGGAATTCTGATCGTTTCTATCATTGGCAGTACCTTCGTCCAGCGAATCCATTTCTGGAATGACACATCATCAATTTCTTCATCCCAATCACATCCGGTTCTCCATAAATCTTGGATCAACATGCGCCCAAACACAGTAAACGGAGAAAGCAAGCCTTGCGGATCGAACATCGCCATAACACAACTTAATACGATCCTTTTTGTAGGTATTTCCATTCCATGTAGAACTGCTTGGTATCCCTCTCGTCCGGCGGTGGAAAACAGGAAAACGTCCTCTTTCGGGTCCCACACAATACCCAGAACACGCTCGGTATGCGTATTCTTGTCTATATTGAAGTGAACAGCAGGATTCAGCTTTTCTTCACCCATTGCGTCAAGGAACTGTGGGGAGTTGGAAACCCAGTTCCTGATGTGGAATCCTCCACGAGAGTGTATAAGCTTCACCTGGTTTGCCAGCGTTATTGCTTCGTCGACTGAGTCGACACTGTCATAATAATCATCCACATAATGTTTGTTCACAACTGCAGACGAAGCACTAGGAAACTCCTTAGAAAAATCAGCTGCGTTCAAGTTTTTTATAAATTGCGCTGAACAGGGGGAGCAGCTAGCCCCGAACGTAGCCACGTCCATGACGTATATACTCGGAGCATCCGCAGGATTAAACCGGAACAGGAACCGCAGAGCTTGCTTATCTGCCTCTCGTATGCGCAACTGATGGTACATTTCTTG comes from Armigeres subalbatus isolate Guangzhou_Male chromosome 2, GZ_Asu_2, whole genome shotgun sequence and encodes:
- the LOC134210274 gene encoding uncharacterized protein LOC134210274, with translation MDVLAFLDEGSSSTLVEEFVVNELNVQGIREPLEVTWTGNVKRFENQSQRVDFKVSVRGSREILSLKDARTVAMLKLPKQAMHYEEIADRYSHLRDLPIINYAAEEPRIIIGLDNLDLFAPIESRIGEPDQPIAVRSKLGWTIYGPGNTTLGVAESYVNVHSVEPTSNEELFEMLRTQYLLEDTGTACMTAPESAENQRAREILQATTIRIGDKFETGLLWREDERQFPDSYPMAIRRMKALERKLENNPELKQNVHQQIVEYLAKDYAHKATEEELANTKKNEIWYLPLNVVLNPRKPNKVRLVWDAAATVNGVSLNTELLKGPDMLKSLPSVLNQFRQYRIAFGGDIQEMYHQLRIREADKQALRFLFRFNPADAPSIYVMDVATFGASCSPCSAQFIKNLNAADFSKEFPSASSAVVNKHYVDDYYDSVDSVDEAITLANQVKLIHSRGGFHIRNWVSNSPQFLDAMGEEKLNPAVHFNIDKNTHTERVLGIVWDPKEDVFLFSTAGREGYQAVLHGMEIPTKRIVLSCVMAMFDPQGLLSPFTVFGRMLIQDLWRTGCDWDEEIDDVSFQKWIRWTKVLPMIETIRIPRSYFGNATMDQVENLQLHIVSDASKGAYGCTAYFRAVVDGCVKCVLVSSRVKVAPLKPMSVPRLELQAAVLGARVASVVKDSHSLVINQQFFWTDSTTVLSWIRSDQRKYKEFVGLRIGEILTRTNLSEWRWVPTRMNVADQLTKWTKDPEINSTSSWFTGPGFLQLPEEDWPKQKLPQPGTDAELKAHLFVHDVHLPTPVIAINRISKWTILVRTMACVFRFVSNCRKKIRGAPLDTLRSTEIQAQRIIPTNHPKTRMPLK